The Leclercia sp. S52 genome has a segment encoding these proteins:
- the csdA gene encoding cysteine desulfurase CsdA — protein sequence MNAFSPAHFRAQFPALADAGVYLDSAATALKPQAVIEATHQFYSLSAGNVHRSQYAEAQRLTARYEAARDQVAKLLNAESGKNIVWTRGTTEAINMVAQCYARPRLQPGDEIIVSEAEHHANLVPWLMVAEQTGARVVKLPLGADLLADVARLPEFITPRSRILALGQMSNVTGGCPDLARAIQLAHASGMVVVVDGAQGVVHFPADVQQLDIDFYAFSGHKLYGPTGIGALYGKAELLEQMTPWLGGGKMIAEVSFDGFKTQAVPYRLEAGTPNVAGVIGLSAALEWLADIDLQQAESWSRGLATLAEEALKKRPGFRSFRVQDSSLLAFDFAGVHHSDMVTLLAGYGIALRAGQHCAQPLLAALGVNGTLRVSFAPYNTQSDVDALVAAVDRALALLVDE from the coding sequence ATGAACGCATTCAGCCCTGCCCATTTTCGCGCACAGTTTCCGGCGCTGGCCGATGCCGGTGTCTATCTTGATAGCGCCGCGACGGCCCTCAAGCCTCAGGCGGTGATCGAGGCCACGCACCAGTTTTACAGCCTGAGCGCAGGCAATGTGCATCGCAGCCAGTATGCCGAGGCGCAACGCTTAACCGCGCGCTATGAAGCAGCCCGCGATCAGGTCGCGAAGCTGCTTAATGCCGAAAGCGGTAAAAATATTGTCTGGACGCGGGGCACCACCGAAGCCATCAACATGGTGGCGCAGTGTTACGCTCGTCCACGCCTGCAGCCGGGCGACGAGATTATCGTCAGCGAGGCGGAGCATCACGCCAATCTGGTGCCCTGGCTGATGGTGGCCGAACAGACCGGCGCACGGGTGGTGAAGTTACCCCTGGGTGCCGATCTGCTGGCGGATGTCGCCCGCCTGCCCGAATTTATCACCCCGCGCAGCCGCATCCTCGCGCTGGGACAAATGTCTAACGTCACCGGCGGCTGCCCGGATCTGGCCCGCGCCATTCAGCTCGCCCATGCCAGCGGTATGGTGGTGGTGGTCGATGGCGCGCAGGGGGTGGTGCATTTTCCGGCTGACGTGCAGCAGCTGGATATCGACTTCTATGCCTTCTCCGGACATAAGCTTTACGGACCGACCGGCATCGGCGCGCTCTACGGCAAAGCCGAGCTGCTGGAACAGATGACCCCGTGGCTCGGCGGCGGCAAGATGATCGCCGAGGTGAGCTTTGACGGCTTCAAAACCCAGGCGGTGCCGTATCGCCTGGAAGCCGGGACGCCCAACGTCGCCGGGGTGATTGGCCTGAGCGCGGCGCTGGAGTGGCTGGCGGATATCGATCTGCAGCAGGCGGAGAGCTGGAGCCGCGGGCTGGCGACGCTGGCCGAAGAAGCGCTGAAAAAACGCCCCGGCTTTCGCTCTTTCCGCGTCCAGGATTCGAGCCTGCTGGCGTTCGATTTTGCCGGCGTGCATCACAGCGACATGGTGACGCTGCTGGCGGGTTACGGTATTGCCCTGCGCGCCGGACAGCACTGCGCCCAGCCGCTGCTGGCGGCGCTTGGCGTCAACGGCACCCTGCGCGTCTCGTTTGCCCCTTATAACACCCAAAGCGATGTCGACGCGCTGGTTGCCGCCGTCGATCGCGCCCTTGCCTTACTGGTGGATGAATGA
- the csdE gene encoding cysteine desulfurase sulfur acceptor subunit CsdE produces MTSPILAGHPFGTVITEETLKQTFAPLTQWEDKYRQLILLGKQLPVLSDELKAQAKEIPGCENRVWLGVTPVGDKLHFYGDSEGRIVRGLLAVLLTTIEGKSAAQILSESPLALFDELGLRGQLSASRSQGLTALSEAVLEAARQA; encoded by the coding sequence ATGACAAGCCCAATTCTCGCCGGACACCCGTTCGGCACCGTCATCACGGAAGAAACGTTAAAACAGACCTTCGCCCCGCTGACCCAGTGGGAAGACAAGTATCGCCAGCTGATCCTGCTGGGCAAACAGCTGCCCGTACTGTCCGATGAGCTGAAAGCACAGGCGAAAGAGATCCCCGGCTGTGAGAACCGCGTCTGGCTTGGAGTGACCCCCGTCGGGGATAAGCTGCATTTTTATGGCGACAGCGAAGGCCGGATTGTGCGCGGATTGCTGGCCGTACTGCTGACAACGATAGAGGGGAAAAGCGCCGCGCAGATCCTCAGCGAGAGCCCGCTGGCGCTGTTTGATGAGCTGGGGTTACGCGGTCAGCTGAGCGCCTCGCGCAGCCAGGGGCTGACTGCGCTGAGTGAGGCGGTGCTGGAGGCGGCGCGTCAGGCCTGA
- the tcdA gene encoding tRNA cyclic N6-threonylcarbamoyladenosine(37) synthase TcdA produces MSVVMSEAWRQRFGGTARLYGEKALQLFADAHVCVVGIGGVGSWAAEALARTGIGAITLIDMDDVCVTNTNRQIHALRDSVGQAKSEVMAERIRQINPECRVTVIDDFVTADNVAQYMGAGYSYVIDAIDSVRPKAALIAWCRRNKVPLVTTGGAGGQIDPTQIQVTDLAKTIQDPLAAKLRERLKSDFGVVKNSKGKLGIDCVFSTEALVYPQADGSVCAMKSTAEGPKRMDCASGFGAATMVTATFGFIAVSHALKKMMAKAERQA; encoded by the coding sequence ATGTCTGTGGTAATGAGCGAAGCCTGGCGCCAGCGTTTTGGTGGCACCGCGCGTTTATATGGTGAAAAAGCCCTGCAACTGTTTGCCGATGCGCACGTCTGCGTGGTCGGGATTGGCGGCGTCGGCTCATGGGCGGCGGAAGCGCTGGCACGAACCGGGATCGGCGCCATTACGCTTATCGACATGGATGATGTCTGCGTTACCAACACCAACCGGCAGATCCATGCCCTGCGCGACAGCGTCGGGCAGGCAAAATCTGAGGTGATGGCGGAAAGGATTCGTCAGATCAACCCGGAATGCCGCGTCACGGTGATCGATGATTTCGTAACGGCCGATAACGTCGCCCAGTATATGGGGGCCGGTTACAGCTACGTGATTGACGCCATAGACAGCGTGCGCCCGAAAGCGGCGCTGATCGCCTGGTGTCGTCGCAATAAAGTGCCGCTGGTGACCACCGGCGGGGCGGGCGGGCAGATCGACCCGACGCAGATCCAGGTCACCGACCTGGCGAAAACCATCCAGGATCCGCTGGCAGCCAAGCTGCGCGAGCGTCTGAAAAGCGATTTTGGGGTGGTGAAAAACAGCAAAGGTAAGCTGGGCATCGACTGCGTATTCTCCACGGAAGCGCTGGTCTATCCGCAGGCCGACGGCTCAGTCTGCGCCATGAAGAGTACTGCGGAAGGGCCAAAACGGATGGACTGTGCCTCCGGGTTTGGTGCGGCCACTATGGTGACCGCGACCTTTGGCTTTATCGCCGTGTCTCACGCCCTGAAAAAGATGATGGCAAAGGCGGAACGTCAGGCCTGA
- the amiC gene encoding N-acetylmuramoyl-L-alanine amidase AmiC, with protein sequence MSGSSKALSRRRLLQGAGAMWLLSVSQVGLAAVSQVVAVRVWPASTYTRVTVESNRVLNYKQFALSNPERVVVDIEGVNLNSVLKGMSAQIRGDDPFIKSARVGQFDPKTVRMVFELKQNVKPQLFALAPVAGFKERLVMDLYPANATDIQDPLLALLEDYNKGDLEKQVPPAQSGPQPGKAGRDRPIVIMLDPGHGGEDSGAVGKYRTREKDVVLQIARRLKALIDREGNMRAYMTRNEDVFIPLKVRVAKAQKQRADLFISIHADAFTSRQPSGSSVFALSTKGATSTAAKLLADSQNASDLIGGVSKSGDRYVDHTLFDMVQSLTITDSLKFGKAVLGRLGRVNKLHKNSVEQAGFAVLKAPDIPSILVETAFISNVEEERKLKTAAFQQEVAESILAGIKAYFSDGATLARRG encoded by the coding sequence ATGTCGGGATCCAGTAAAGCATTAAGTCGCCGCCGCCTGTTACAAGGGGCCGGGGCAATGTGGTTGCTTAGCGTAAGTCAGGTAGGGCTTGCCGCCGTCAGTCAGGTGGTGGCGGTACGTGTCTGGCCAGCGTCGACCTATACACGCGTGACGGTCGAGTCCAACCGGGTGCTGAACTATAAGCAATTCGCCCTGAGTAATCCGGAGCGGGTGGTGGTGGATATCGAAGGGGTGAACCTCAATTCAGTCCTTAAAGGGATGAGCGCCCAGATCCGTGGCGACGATCCTTTTATCAAGTCCGCGCGCGTCGGGCAGTTTGATCCGAAAACCGTGCGCATGGTGTTTGAACTTAAGCAGAACGTGAAGCCGCAGCTGTTTGCCCTGGCACCGGTAGCTGGTTTTAAAGAGCGTCTGGTGATGGATCTCTATCCCGCCAACGCGACGGACATTCAGGATCCTTTGCTGGCGTTGCTGGAAGATTACAACAAAGGCGATCTCGAAAAGCAGGTTCCGCCTGCGCAGAGTGGTCCGCAGCCGGGCAAAGCCGGGCGCGATCGCCCGATTGTGATCATGCTCGATCCGGGTCACGGCGGGGAAGACTCCGGCGCAGTGGGCAAATACCGCACGCGGGAAAAAGACGTGGTGCTGCAGATCGCCCGTCGCCTGAAGGCGCTGATCGACAGAGAAGGCAATATGCGCGCCTATATGACGCGTAACGAAGACGTCTTTATTCCGCTGAAGGTGCGCGTGGCGAAAGCGCAAAAGCAGCGCGCGGATCTGTTCATCTCTATCCATGCGGATGCCTTTACCAGCCGTCAGCCCAGCGGGTCGTCGGTGTTTGCCCTTTCCACCAAAGGGGCAACCAGTACGGCGGCAAAACTGCTGGCAGATTCGCAAAACGCCTCTGACCTGATCGGCGGCGTCAGCAAGAGCGGCGATCGTTACGTTGACCACACGCTGTTTGATATGGTGCAGTCGCTGACCATCACCGACAGCCTGAAGTTTGGTAAAGCCGTACTGGGTAGACTGGGTAGGGTAAACAAGCTGCATAAAAACAGCGTCGAGCAGGCCGGGTTTGCGGTATTAAAAGCGCCGGATATCCCGTCGATCCTGGTGGAGACCGCGTTTATCAGTAACGTGGAAGAGGAGCGCAAGCTTAAGACGGCCGCCTTCCAGCAGGAAGTGGCGGAGTCGATACTGGCGGGGATTAAAGCCTATTTCTCGGATGGGGCGACGCTGGCGAGACGCGGTTAA
- the argA gene encoding amino-acid N-acetyltransferase: protein MVKERRIELVQGFRHSVPYINTHRGKTFVIMLGGEAIEHENFSSIVNDIGLLHSLGIRLVVVYGARPQIEANLAAHHHEPIYHKHTRVTDAKTLELVKQAAGLLQLDITARLSMSLNNTPLQGAHINVVSGNFIIAQPLGVDDGVDYCHSGRIRRIDEEAIHRQLDGGAIVLTGPVAVSVTGESFNLTSEEIATQLAIKLKAEKMIGFCSSQGVTNELGNIVSELFPNEAQARVEALEEQGDYYSGTVRFLRGAIKACRSGVRRSHLISYQEDGALLQELFSRDGIGTQIVMESAEQIRRATINDIGGILELIRPLEQQGILVRRSREQLEMEIDKFTIIQRDNLTIACAALYPFPEEKIGEMACVAVHPDYRSSSRGEVLLERIALQARQLGLSKLFVLTTRSIHWFQERGFTPVDIDSLPETKKEMYNYQRRSKVLMADLG from the coding sequence GTGGTGAAGGAACGTAGAATCGAACTGGTCCAGGGATTCCGCCATTCTGTTCCCTATATCAACACCCACCGGGGGAAGACGTTCGTCATTATGCTCGGCGGCGAAGCCATTGAGCACGAGAACTTCTCCAGCATTGTCAATGACATCGGCCTGCTGCACAGCCTGGGTATTCGCCTTGTTGTCGTTTATGGTGCCCGTCCGCAGATTGAAGCCAATCTGGCCGCGCATCATCACGAGCCGATTTACCACAAACATACCCGCGTCACCGACGCCAAAACGCTGGAGCTGGTAAAGCAGGCCGCCGGTCTGCTGCAGCTCGACATTACCGCGCGTCTGTCGATGAGCCTCAACAATACCCCGCTGCAGGGGGCGCACATCAACGTGGTGAGCGGCAATTTTATTATCGCTCAGCCGCTTGGGGTGGATGACGGGGTGGATTATTGCCACAGCGGACGTATTCGTCGTATTGATGAAGAGGCAATCCACCGCCAGCTCGACGGCGGCGCGATTGTGCTGACCGGCCCGGTTGCCGTCTCGGTGACCGGCGAAAGCTTTAACCTCACCTCAGAAGAGATTGCCACCCAGCTGGCAATCAAGCTGAAAGCCGAAAAAATGATCGGCTTCTGCTCCTCGCAGGGGGTCACTAACGAGCTGGGGAATATCGTCTCTGAGCTGTTCCCGAACGAAGCCCAGGCGCGGGTCGAAGCGCTTGAGGAACAGGGCGATTACTACTCTGGCACCGTGCGTTTCCTGCGCGGCGCCATCAAAGCCTGCCGCAGCGGCGTGCGCCGCAGCCACCTGATCAGCTATCAGGAAGACGGTGCCCTGTTGCAGGAGCTCTTCTCCCGCGACGGTATCGGGACGCAGATCGTCATGGAGAGCGCCGAGCAGATCCGCCGCGCCACCATCAACGACATCGGCGGCATTCTGGAGCTGATTCGCCCGCTGGAGCAGCAGGGGATCCTGGTGCGTCGCTCCCGCGAACAGCTGGAGATGGAGATCGACAAGTTCACCATTATTCAGCGCGACAACCTCACCATCGCCTGCGCGGCGCTCTATCCCTTCCCGGAAGAGAAGATTGGGGAGATGGCCTGCGTGGCGGTGCACCCTGACTACCGCAGCTCATCACGCGGCGAAGTGTTGCTGGAGCGGATCGCTCTTCAGGCGCGGCAGCTGGGGCTGAGTAAGCTATTTGTACTCACTACCCGCAGCATTCACTGGTTCCAGGAGCGCGGCTTCACGCCGGTGGACATTGATTCCCTGCCGGAAACCAAGAAAGAGATGTATAACTATCAGCGTCGCTCGAAGGTGCTGATGGCGGATCTGGGTTAA